One window of Hymenobacter sp. BRD128 genomic DNA carries:
- a CDS encoding nucleoside deaminase, with translation MDVFMQAAIDEARQGRREGGIPIGSVLRRGQEIVGRGHNKRVQDLDPIAHGEMDALRNAGRQRTYRDTVLYTTLMPCYMCAGTIVQFKIPKVVVGEAQTFGESLEFLQSHGVEVEILNSPECVEMMREFIEAEPTLWNEDIMEL, from the coding sequence ATGGACGTCTTCATGCAGGCCGCTATCGACGAGGCGCGGCAGGGCCGCCGCGAGGGCGGCATCCCCATCGGCTCGGTGCTGCGGCGCGGCCAGGAAATAGTGGGCCGGGGCCACAACAAGCGCGTGCAGGACCTCGACCCCATCGCCCACGGCGAAATGGATGCCCTGCGCAACGCCGGCCGCCAGCGCACCTACCGCGACACGGTGCTTTATACCACGCTCATGCCTTGCTACATGTGCGCCGGCACCATCGTGCAGTTCAAAATCCCGAAGGTGGTAGTGGGCGAAGCCCAGACCTTTGGCGAGTCGCTGGAGTTTCTGCAATCGCACGGCGTGGAGGTCGAAATCCTCAACTCGCCCGAGTGCGTGGAGATGATGCGCGAGTTTATCGAAGCCGAGCCCACGCTCTGGAACGAGGATATTATGGAGCTATAG
- a CDS encoding murein hydrolase activator EnvC, translating to MTVFLPVFKLRFVPALLLLALLAGPATAQRHRPAKAKKTARAARPAPRRPRTRPKSKAQLERERQANLSRIAEAGKVLTQTTQKKQATLGQLNVIKEKLTVKQGQIEHISTQLQGIETNVHQTVKQVLSTQEQLARLKEEYGRLMYAASKTSSGFNQLMFLFASESFNQFVVRLRYVRQYTEERQKQALRIIGAQQQLSHELDGLTQQRQRQKSLLTTQLVENRNLLGLKTEQDEVVQQLSQQEQGLRQELTQRQQAVARLDDLIAQRVREEIARAAHAARLAAVAARRRAARASAAAGRRRSSASRSEARNDETTTASNTDTARDDDPSANPESDAPEETTADRRASRVALTPETALVSSGFAGNRGRLPWPVAHGFVSQHFGRHPHPVLRHVTVDNRGVDIQTNEGEPVRAVFGGRVLTVAQVPGMNTIVMIQHGEYFTVYAKLRSVNVHEGEQVSAREAIGSAATDADGTAQVQFQVWRNSANLNPESWLGRK from the coding sequence GTGACCGTTTTCCTGCCTGTTTTTAAGCTGCGTTTTGTGCCGGCCCTGCTGCTGCTAGCCCTACTAGCCGGGCCAGCCACGGCCCAGCGCCACCGCCCGGCGAAGGCCAAAAAAACTGCCCGCGCCGCGCGCCCGGCCCCACGCCGCCCGCGCACCCGCCCCAAAAGCAAAGCCCAGCTGGAGCGCGAGCGCCAAGCCAACCTCAGCCGCATCGCGGAGGCGGGCAAGGTGCTGACCCAGACCACCCAGAAAAAACAGGCCACGCTCGGGCAGCTCAACGTCATTAAGGAAAAGCTGACGGTGAAGCAGGGCCAGATTGAGCACATCTCGACCCAGCTGCAAGGCATCGAAACCAATGTGCACCAGACAGTGAAGCAGGTGCTGAGCACCCAGGAGCAGCTGGCCCGCCTCAAAGAAGAGTACGGCCGGCTGATGTACGCGGCCTCAAAAACGAGCAGCGGCTTTAACCAGCTCATGTTTTTGTTTGCTTCCGAGTCGTTCAACCAGTTTGTGGTGCGGCTGCGCTACGTGCGCCAGTACACCGAGGAGCGCCAGAAGCAGGCGCTGCGCATTATCGGGGCGCAGCAGCAGCTCAGCCACGAGCTCGACGGCCTCACCCAGCAGCGCCAGCGCCAGAAAAGCCTGCTTACCACCCAGCTGGTCGAAAACCGCAACCTGCTAGGCCTCAAAACCGAGCAGGACGAAGTAGTGCAGCAGCTCAGCCAGCAGGAGCAGGGTTTGCGGCAGGAGCTAACCCAGCGCCAGCAGGCCGTGGCCAGGCTCGACGACCTCATTGCCCAGCGCGTGCGCGAGGAAATAGCCCGCGCCGCCCACGCCGCCCGGCTAGCCGCCGTGGCCGCCCGCCGCCGTGCCGCGCGCGCCTCGGCCGCCGCCGGCCGCCGCCGCTCGTCGGCGAGCCGCAGCGAGGCCCGCAATGACGAAACCACCACGGCTAGCAACACCGATACTGCCCGCGATGATGACCCGAGCGCCAACCCCGAAAGCGACGCGCCCGAAGAAACTACTGCCGACCGCCGCGCCAGCCGCGTGGCCCTCACGCCCGAAACGGCGCTGGTGTCGTCGGGCTTTGCCGGCAACCGGGGGCGGCTGCCCTGGCCGGTGGCGCACGGCTTTGTGTCGCAGCACTTTGGCCGCCACCCGCACCCCGTGCTCCGGCACGTGACGGTGGACAACCGGGGCGTGGATATTCAAACCAACGAGGGCGAGCCGGTGCGCGCCGTGTTTGGCGGCCGGGTGCTCACGGTGGCCCAGGTGCCGGGCATGAATACCATCGTCATGATTCAACACGGCGAATACTTTACAGTATATGCCAAGCTGCGCTCGGTAAACGTGCACGAGGGCGAGCAGGTGAGCGCCCGCGAGGCTATCGGCTCGGCTGCCACTGATGCCGACGGCACCGCCCAGGTGCAGTTTCAGGTGTGGCGCAACTCGGCCAACCTCAACCCCGAAAGCTGGCTAGGGCGGAAGTAG
- a CDS encoding DUF6252 family protein → MRLPPPPLLLAALLGLSQCKKSDPTPPPTPSQLDLLPPATHTGQRTFGCLVNGKAWNLVGNPLNGPLFSASYDGFLLALSATGGLDSTTVTGLRIGGSIGISINNINMAGTYILPTVSKGAAGYENITSKCTYYTDATHPATVVITKLDFVNRIVSGTFAFTLETPACGKVVVTDGRFDSRF, encoded by the coding sequence ATGCGCCTACCCCCACCCCCCCTGCTGCTGGCCGCCCTGCTGGGGCTGAGCCAATGCAAAAAGAGCGACCCCACCCCGCCGCCCACCCCTAGCCAGCTTGACCTGCTGCCTCCGGCTACCCACACCGGCCAGCGCACCTTTGGCTGTCTAGTCAATGGTAAGGCTTGGAACTTAGTGGGTAACCCGTTAAATGGACCTCTTTTTTCAGCAAGCTATGATGGTTTTCTTCTAGCGCTATCAGCTACAGGAGGCCTTGACTCTACAACTGTTACAGGCTTACGGATAGGAGGGAGCATCGGCATTAGCATCAATAATATCAATATGGCTGGAACTTATATCCTACCTACTGTGAGCAAAGGCGCGGCTGGTTATGAGAACATCACCTCTAAATGCACCTACTACACCGATGCCACACACCCGGCCACAGTCGTCATCACGAAGCTAGACTTTGTGAATCGCATTGTGTCGGGCACGTTTGCCTTCACTTTGGAAACACCCGCTTGCGGCAAGGTCGTCGTTACCGATGGCCGGTTTGACTCCCGGTTTTAA
- a CDS encoding DUF6252 family protein encodes MRLPPASLLLAALLGLSQCKKSDPIPPPTLSQLDLLPLATQTGQRTFGCLVNGQAWTPAGSPFAGPLFTAQYYNNQLTLVATRGIVKNGQTISDLIQLNINRIDSPGQYILSRPDTSFVNYHNLVANCAYYTDATHPATVVIMKLDFVNRIVSGTFAFTLETPACGKVVVTDGRFDSRF; translated from the coding sequence ATGCGTCTACCCCCTGCCTCCCTGCTGCTGGCTGCCCTGCTGGGCCTGAGCCAGTGCAAAAAGAGCGACCCCATCCCGCCGCCTACTCTCAGCCAGCTTGACCTGCTACCACTGGCTACCCAGACCGGTCAGCGCACTTTTGGCTGTCTCGTTAATGGCCAGGCCTGGACCCCAGCCGGCAGCCCTTTTGCTGGGCCGTTGTTTACGGCTCAATATTATAATAATCAACTGACCCTAGTAGCAACTCGTGGGATTGTTAAAAATGGACAAACCATCTCGGATTTGATTCAACTTAATATAAATCGAATTGATTCTCCAGGTCAATACATTCTGAGCAGACCAGATACCAGTTTCGTTAACTACCATAATCTAGTTGCTAACTGCGCTTATTACACCGATGCCACGCACCCGGCGACGGTCGTCATCATGAAGCTAGACTTTGTGAATCGCATCGTGTCGGGCACGTTTGCCTTCACTTTGGAAACACCCGCTTGCGGCAAGGTCGTCGTTACCGATGGCCGGTTTGACTCCCGGTTTTAA
- a CDS encoding DUF6252 family protein, with translation MKKLVLSLLLLAVLLGLSQCKKSDPTPPPTPSQLGLLPPATQTGQRTFGCLVNGQAWTPAGSPFGGPLFTAVYLDNRLGISASRKLLVNGTNSFQRMGFSISKIYHTGTYSLNDSSRVGSYEDFDKSCSMYTSSSQVGKVIITKLDFVNQIVSGTFAFTLEAPTCGKVIVTDGRFDTRF, from the coding sequence ATGAAAAAACTTGTACTTAGCTTATTGCTGCTGGCCGTCCTGCTGGGGCTGAGCCAATGCAAAAAGAGCGACCCCACCCCACCGCCCACCCCTAGCCAGCTTGGCCTACTCCCTCCGGCTACCCAGACCGGCCAGCGCACCTTTGGCTGCCTCGTGAATGGCCAGGCCTGGACTCCGGCGGGTAGTCCATTTGGCGGACCACTGTTTACGGCTGTTTACTTGGATAATCGACTAGGTATCTCGGCAAGTCGAAAATTGCTTGTCAATGGGACTAATAGTTTTCAGAGAATGGGCTTTTCTATCAGCAAAATTTACCATACTGGCACCTATAGTCTAAACGATTCTTCAAGAGTCGGGTCCTACGAGGATTTTGATAAGTCTTGCTCGATGTACACATCTAGCTCACAAGTGGGTAAGGTCATCATCACGAAGCTGGACTTTGTAAATCAAATTGTATCGGGTACGTTCGCCTTCACGCTCGAAGCCCCGACTTGTGGCAAAGTAATCGTTACTGATGGGCGCTTCGATACCCGGTTCTAA
- a CDS encoding DUF4292 domain-containing protein, whose protein sequence is MHKSALLFLTGLALAGCHRAVSTKSGSLTAGTSEAVKVATPAGVKATNTNFQYLNGHGKVHFKAKGNEQSANFALRIKRDSAIWLSGSLLGIEGVRALLTPDSVRVVNRLQKNYFAGDYAYLSQLLNVPVTYKQMQDILLGDYQAAPKGAVPVVKAEGDNQNVTFPMTPLILEQLVSATTGRLQQLKVSESGAQRSLTVGYADFQKPTGADLLFAFTTNVLGQQGGTESTSATLNYQKVEVGSGHLDFPFSIPKGYAKQAKIKK, encoded by the coding sequence ATGCATAAATCTGCTCTCCTGTTCCTGACCGGGCTAGCCCTGGCGGGCTGTCACCGCGCCGTGTCCACCAAGTCGGGCTCGCTCACGGCGGGTACTTCCGAAGCCGTGAAGGTGGCCACGCCCGCCGGCGTAAAGGCCACTAATACCAACTTTCAGTATCTCAACGGCCACGGCAAGGTGCATTTCAAGGCCAAGGGCAATGAGCAGTCGGCCAACTTCGCGCTGCGCATCAAGCGCGACTCGGCCATCTGGCTCTCGGGCTCGCTGCTGGGCATTGAGGGCGTGCGCGCCCTGCTCACGCCCGACTCGGTGCGGGTAGTCAACCGCTTGCAAAAGAACTACTTTGCCGGCGACTACGCCTACCTTAGCCAGCTCCTGAACGTGCCCGTGACCTATAAGCAGATGCAGGACATCCTGCTCGGCGACTACCAGGCGGCTCCCAAAGGTGCCGTACCGGTGGTGAAAGCCGAGGGCGACAACCAGAACGTGACCTTCCCGATGACGCCGCTCATCCTCGAACAGCTCGTGAGCGCCACCACCGGCCGCCTCCAGCAGCTCAAGGTGAGCGAGAGTGGCGCCCAGCGCAGCCTCACTGTGGGCTACGCCGACTTCCAAAAGCCCACCGGCGCCGACTTGCTCTTTGCCTTCACCACCAACGTGCTGGGCCAGCAAGGCGGCACCGAAAGCACCTCGGCTACGCTCAACTACCAGAAAGTAGAAGTAGGCAGCGGCCACCTCGATTTCCCGTTCAGCATCCCCAAGGGGTATGCGAAGCAGGCGAAGATTAAGAAGTAG
- a CDS encoding tetratricopeptide repeat protein, with protein MRPFTVGAVVLSLWAGASRAQGLGTGPGPGGPPPEMAETKPAKLSRKERKALAQRLEIEAKKAAAHPPLSLKERELSEALYTDGVKYVILEDYPKALERLLKAYTLMPENAAVNYKLAEANLLSGNLRDATGYAEAAVKLDAKNPYYYLLLAQAQASQKQYEAATATYASLVKEVPNSGSYLFQLADLYLAQNKLPEALATLEKAQAQFGSIDEIAFKKQQIYLRQNNLPLALKEGENLIAANPTEPRFVLAQAEMYAANNRLPDAIRVAEQALRIDPNNPQARLILADVYRQQNQPAEVEKQLRLAFDSPALEVDQEVRILISYVKQLPDPKVAPLALDLAAATVRNHPRDAKAYSVAGDVQMQSGRKKEARNTYLQALKYDKSKYQLWQQVVLLDAELSQTDSLLVHSDAALELFPNQAPLWFYNGVGHLLKKQPQQAVQALEHGRRLAAGSTEQQSQFDAQLGDAYQELKDYAKSDAAYDAALAADPDNYGVLNNYSYFLSLRGEKLDKAKEMSGKTVQKFPDNDTYLDTYAWVLYKQKDYAGAKQNLEKALRTTKDASILEHYGDVLWQLGEHTGAVAAWQRARKAGPGTSPLLDRKIKEQKLVE; from the coding sequence ATGCGTCCCTTTACGGTTGGTGCAGTTGTGTTGAGTTTGTGGGCAGGGGCTAGCCGTGCCCAGGGCTTGGGTACTGGTCCTGGTCCCGGCGGCCCACCGCCGGAGATGGCCGAAACCAAACCGGCCAAGCTCAGCCGCAAGGAGCGCAAGGCGCTGGCGCAGCGTCTCGAAATCGAAGCTAAGAAGGCCGCAGCCCACCCGCCGCTCTCGCTCAAAGAGCGCGAGCTGAGTGAGGCACTCTATACCGATGGCGTGAAGTACGTCATTCTTGAAGACTACCCCAAGGCCCTGGAGCGGCTGCTAAAAGCCTACACCCTGATGCCCGAAAATGCGGCCGTCAACTACAAGCTGGCCGAAGCTAACCTGCTGAGCGGCAACCTGCGCGATGCCACTGGCTACGCCGAGGCCGCCGTGAAGCTCGACGCTAAAAATCCGTATTATTATCTTTTGCTGGCCCAGGCCCAGGCTAGCCAGAAGCAGTACGAGGCCGCCACCGCCACCTACGCCAGCCTGGTGAAGGAAGTACCCAACTCGGGCAGCTACCTCTTTCAGCTCGCCGACCTCTACCTGGCCCAGAACAAGCTGCCCGAAGCCCTGGCCACGCTCGAAAAAGCGCAGGCGCAGTTTGGCAGCATCGACGAGATTGCCTTCAAAAAGCAGCAGATATACCTGCGCCAGAATAATTTGCCGCTCGCCCTCAAGGAAGGCGAAAACCTGATTGCGGCCAACCCCACCGAGCCGCGCTTCGTGCTGGCCCAAGCCGAAATGTACGCGGCTAATAACCGCCTGCCCGATGCCATAAGGGTGGCCGAGCAGGCCCTGCGTATCGACCCCAACAACCCCCAGGCGCGGCTCATCCTGGCCGATGTGTACCGCCAGCAAAATCAGCCGGCCGAGGTTGAGAAGCAGCTTCGGCTAGCCTTCGATAGCCCCGCGCTGGAGGTAGACCAGGAAGTCCGCATCCTGATAAGCTACGTGAAGCAGCTCCCCGACCCCAAGGTGGCGCCGCTAGCCCTCGACCTGGCCGCTGCCACCGTGCGCAACCACCCGCGCGACGCCAAAGCCTACAGCGTGGCCGGCGACGTGCAGATGCAGAGCGGCCGCAAAAAGGAAGCGCGCAACACGTATTTGCAGGCCCTCAAATACGACAAGTCGAAGTACCAGCTCTGGCAGCAAGTGGTGCTGCTCGACGCCGAGCTGAGCCAGACTGACTCGCTGCTGGTGCACAGCGACGCGGCCCTCGAATTATTTCCTAACCAGGCGCCGCTGTGGTTTTACAACGGCGTGGGGCACCTGCTCAAGAAGCAGCCCCAGCAGGCAGTGCAGGCCCTGGAGCACGGCCGCCGCCTGGCCGCCGGCAGCACCGAGCAGCAAAGCCAGTTCGACGCGCAGCTCGGTGATGCCTATCAGGAGTTAAAAGACTACGCTAAATCGGACGCCGCCTACGACGCCGCCCTGGCTGCCGACCCCGACAACTACGGCGTGCTCAATAACTACAGTTATTTCCTGAGCCTGCGGGGCGAGAAGCTCGACAAGGCTAAAGAGATGTCGGGCAAGACCGTGCAGAAATTTCCCGACAACGATACCTACCTCGATACCTACGCCTGGGTGCTCTATAAGCAGAAGGATTACGCCGGTGCCAAGCAAAATCTGGAAAAAGCCCTGCGTACCACCAAGGATGCCAGTATCCTGGAGCATTACGGCGACGTACTATGGCAATTGGGCGAGCACACCGGGGCCGTGGCTGCCTGGCAGCGCGCCCGCAAGGCTGGCCCCGGCACCTCGCCGCTGCTCGACCGCAAAATCAAAGAACAAAAACTTGTTGAGTAA
- a CDS encoding sugar nucleotidyltransferase, producing MKIIVPMAGMGKRMRPHTLTVPKPLIPIAGKPIVQRLVEDIARVCGEPVEEVAFIIGRFGSTVEKSLIAIAESVGAKGTIYYQDEPLGTAHAILCAKPSLSGPLVVAFADTLFKADFTLDSSVPGTIWVQKVEDPRPFGVVKLNDKGQITDFVEKPETFVSDLAIIGIYYFQDGEYLRDELQYLLDHDIKDKGEYQLTNALENMKNKGTIFVPGQVTEWLDCGNKDATVFTNQRYLEYLKERGEKLVSDSAKITNSVLIEPVYIGDNAVITNSVVGPHVSLSAGATVEDSRISNSIVQGAATVRHANVANSMIGNSASLTGRPNDLSVGDFNALQV from the coding sequence ATGAAAATTATCGTCCCGATGGCCGGCATGGGCAAGCGGATGCGTCCGCACACGCTCACCGTTCCTAAACCTCTGATTCCCATTGCGGGCAAGCCCATTGTGCAGCGCCTCGTAGAGGACATTGCCCGCGTGTGCGGCGAGCCCGTGGAGGAAGTCGCCTTCATTATCGGCCGCTTTGGCAGCACCGTCGAAAAGAGCCTGATTGCCATCGCCGAGTCGGTGGGGGCCAAGGGCACCATCTACTACCAGGATGAGCCGCTGGGCACTGCCCACGCCATTTTGTGCGCCAAGCCCTCGCTGAGTGGCCCGCTCGTGGTAGCCTTTGCCGATACCTTATTTAAGGCCGATTTTACGCTCGATAGCTCGGTGCCCGGCACCATCTGGGTACAGAAAGTGGAAGACCCGCGCCCCTTCGGCGTAGTAAAGCTTAACGATAAGGGCCAGATTACCGACTTCGTAGAGAAGCCCGAAACCTTCGTGTCGGACCTCGCCATTATTGGCATCTATTACTTCCAGGACGGCGAGTACCTGCGCGATGAGCTGCAATACCTGCTCGACCACGACATCAAGGACAAGGGCGAGTACCAGCTCACCAACGCCCTGGAAAACATGAAGAACAAGGGTACCATCTTCGTGCCCGGCCAGGTAACCGAGTGGCTCGACTGCGGCAACAAGGACGCCACCGTCTTCACCAACCAGCGCTACCTCGAATACCTCAAGGAGCGCGGCGAAAAGCTGGTGTCGGACTCGGCCAAAATCACCAATTCGGTGCTTATCGAGCCCGTGTACATCGGCGACAACGCCGTTATTACCAATTCGGTCGTTGGCCCGCACGTGTCGCTGAGCGCCGGCGCCACCGTCGAAGACTCGCGCATCTCCAACTCCATCGTGCAGGGTGCGGCCACCGTGCGCCACGCCAACGTGGCCAATTCGATGATTGGCAACAGCGCCAGCCTCACCGGCCGCCCCAACGACCTGAGCGTGGGCGATTTTAATGCCCTGCAAGTGTGA
- a CDS encoding pyridoxal-phosphate dependent enzyme, with amino-acid sequence MGLEIFQDLPSVELVLTPVGGGGLLGGVAAALKLLKPSVKIIGVEPELAADAQASLRAGRVVEWAAADTNRTLADGVRTLAVSELTFAHIQHYADDIVTVSEAELRAAARRLLLEARLVVEPTAALPLAALLRHWASLPASQHTVLVLTGGNADPATLIELLRG; translated from the coding sequence GTGGGCCTGGAAATATTTCAGGACCTACCCAGCGTGGAACTGGTGCTGACGCCCGTGGGCGGCGGCGGCCTGCTGGGCGGCGTGGCGGCCGCCCTCAAGCTGCTGAAGCCGAGCGTGAAAATTATTGGCGTCGAGCCCGAGCTGGCCGCCGATGCGCAGGCCTCGCTGCGAGCCGGCAGGGTGGTAGAGTGGGCCGCCGCCGATACTAACCGCACCCTAGCCGACGGCGTGCGCACGCTGGCCGTGAGTGAATTGACTTTTGCCCACATCCAGCACTACGCCGACGACATCGTGACCGTGAGCGAGGCCGAGCTGCGCGCCGCCGCCCGCCGCCTGCTGCTCGAAGCCCGGCTGGTGGTCGAGCCCACGGCCGCCCTGCCGCTGGCCGCGCTGCTGCGCCACTGGGCTAGCCTGCCCGCTAGCCAGCATACCGTGCTGGTGCTCACCGGCGGCAACGCCGACCCGGCCACGCTTATCGAATTGCTACGAGGCTGA
- a CDS encoding pyridoxal-phosphate dependent enzyme: MQLTTLADIEQAQQRLQGLARRTPLLPLALPELGTEQVYLKPESLQPIGSFKIRGAGNRVMALTAAERARGVLAYSSGNHAQGVAYAARQLGLKATIIMPTNAPQVKVAATRALGAEVILYDPAHEKREAVAARLLAGAAAPPVLVPPSTTPT; encoded by the coding sequence ATGCAACTCACTACCCTGGCCGACATCGAGCAGGCGCAGCAGCGGCTGCAAGGCCTGGCCCGGCGCACGCCACTGCTGCCGCTAGCCCTGCCCGAGCTGGGCACCGAGCAGGTCTACCTCAAGCCCGAGAGCCTGCAACCCATTGGCTCTTTTAAAATTAGGGGTGCCGGTAACCGCGTTATGGCCCTCACGGCGGCCGAGCGGGCGCGGGGCGTGCTAGCCTACAGCAGTGGCAACCATGCCCAGGGCGTGGCCTACGCAGCGCGTCAGCTGGGCCTGAAGGCGACCATTATCATGCCCACCAATGCGCCGCAGGTGAAGGTAGCTGCCACCCGCGCGCTCGGGGCCGAGGTTATTCTCTACGACCCGGCCCACGAAAAGCGCGAGGCCGTAGCCGCCCGCCTACTGGCCGGCGCCGCTGCGCCGCCCGTGCTGGTGCCCCCTTCGACGACCCCTACGTAA
- a CDS encoding helix-turn-helix domain-containing protein codes for MQAYSLDLRQRIAQACAEPGARQAHVAARFCVSVAFVGKLLRRQRQSGQLAALPGRGGPARCLDAAAQAWLGEQVAAQPDATLAELQTLLLVERGQAVSRGSVWRVLHEQGWRRKKKPARH; via the coding sequence ATGCAAGCCTATTCTCTTGATTTGCGGCAGCGTATCGCGCAAGCGTGTGCCGAGCCCGGGGCGCGACAAGCCCACGTCGCCGCCCGGTTTTGCGTGAGTGTGGCCTTCGTCGGCAAGCTGCTGCGTCGCCAGCGGCAAAGCGGGCAGTTGGCCGCCCTGCCCGGCCGCGGTGGTCCGGCCCGCTGCCTGGATGCGGCGGCGCAGGCCTGGCTCGGGGAGCAGGTGGCGGCCCAACCCGATGCCACCCTGGCCGAGTTACAGACGCTCCTGCTGGTTGAGCGCGGGCAAGCCGTTAGCCGGGGCTCCGTCTGGCGGGTGCTACACGAACAAGGCTGGCGACGTAAAAAAAAGCCTGCACGCCACTGA
- a CDS encoding glycosyltransferase family 2 protein, with protein sequence MKIFAISLVKNEADIVAKSLQDASLWADKIFVLDNGSTDGTWEIVQALAATNTKIVPYKQDTTPFYDGIRAQVFQAFRHLATKDDWWCFRLDADEFYIDNPVDFLSKVPKNHHFVVTDSVQFRLTKEDFAEGKSPQSIEDIRYHDKKTWSETRFFRYREGMEWTPAMDRPRHMGVLHPRRIKLRHYQYRSLNQIRNRVAVRREAQKNGFAGFQYSVDENVESYLHDRKELNYYNGPENLQIEGPANHLYQRWYDILLKTIFHATRIYK encoded by the coding sequence ATGAAAATATTTGCCATATCTCTTGTTAAAAATGAAGCAGATATAGTGGCCAAAAGCTTGCAGGACGCCAGTCTATGGGCTGATAAAATATTTGTATTAGATAATGGTAGCACTGATGGTACCTGGGAAATTGTGCAGGCTCTAGCTGCTACAAATACTAAAATCGTGCCCTATAAGCAGGATACTACACCTTTTTATGACGGTATCCGGGCACAGGTATTTCAGGCTTTTCGGCATTTAGCTACCAAGGATGACTGGTGGTGCTTTCGGTTAGACGCCGATGAGTTTTATATAGATAATCCAGTGGATTTCTTGTCGAAAGTGCCTAAAAATCATCATTTTGTAGTGACAGATAGTGTGCAATTTCGCCTAACCAAGGAAGATTTTGCTGAGGGCAAATCACCGCAGAGTATTGAGGACATCCGGTACCACGACAAAAAAACGTGGAGCGAAACCCGTTTTTTTCGTTACCGTGAGGGCATGGAATGGACACCCGCTATGGACCGCCCACGCCACATGGGAGTGCTACACCCACGGCGCATAAAGCTAAGACACTACCAGTATCGGTCACTAAATCAAATTAGGAATCGGGTGGCCGTGCGCAGAGAGGCACAGAAAAACGGTTTTGCTGGCTTTCAATACTCAGTAGATGAGAACGTAGAGTCTTATCTGCACGACCGTAAAGAATTGAATTATTATAATGGACCCGAAAATTTACAGATAGAGGGCCCTGCCAATCATCTTTATCAGCGGTGGTACGATATTTTGCTGAAAACCATCTTCCACGCCACTAGGATTTATAAATGA
- a CDS encoding IS630 family transposase, translated as MSAGKPLAGAPSGGCYTNKAGDVKKSLHATERDTPRVHALRSAHVAAIAQRPDVARFHFLDETGLRLDYTRRYGRAQAGQRVSGAVPLRRPARSLTLIGALSVHGLHGVQVLEGALNQRSFALYISRILAPQLRRGDVLVLDNLRVHHLTGLREWLARRGIEVLFLPPYSPDFTPIEQAWSKLKTKLRHAQARTRDALEEALHTAIDWLTGPDAKAWFNHCGYHVHRS; from the coding sequence TTGAGCGCGGGCAAGCCGTTAGCCGGGGCTCCGTCTGGCGGGTGCTACACGAACAAGGCTGGCGACGTAAAAAAAAGCCTGCACGCCACTGAGCGCGATACGCCCCGGGTACACGCCTTGCGCAGCGCGCACGTCGCGGCTATCGCGCAACGCCCCGACGTAGCCCGCTTTCATTTTCTGGACGAGACCGGCCTGCGCCTAGACTACACGCGGCGCTATGGCCGGGCGCAGGCCGGCCAGCGTGTGAGTGGGGCCGTACCGTTGCGCCGCCCGGCCCGCTCCCTAACCTTAATTGGCGCCTTGTCCGTGCACGGGCTGCACGGGGTCCAGGTGCTGGAAGGGGCCTTGAATCAGCGCAGCTTCGCCCTGTATATCAGCCGCATCCTGGCCCCGCAGCTACGGCGCGGGGACGTGCTGGTCCTCGACAACCTGCGGGTGCATCACCTGACCGGGCTGCGGGAGTGGCTAGCCCGGCGCGGCATCGAAGTGCTGTTTCTGCCCCCCTACTCGCCCGACTTTACCCCCATCGAGCAGGCCTGGAGCAAGCTCAAAACCAAGCTGCGCCACGCCCAGGCACGGACCCGCGACGCGCTCGAAGAAGCCTTACATACCGCCATCGACTGGCTTACTGGCCCCGATGCGAAAGCGTGGTTTAATCACTGTGGCTATCACGTACACCGTTCATGA
- the dut gene encoding dUTP diphosphatase, which yields MTIPVINSSRHPLPEYQTDHAAGLDLRADLPDGPLTLGPLERALVPTGLSLALPVGYEAQVRPRSGLAYKHGIGIVNSPGTIDADYRGEIKVLLVNLSNAPFVVQDGERIAQLVVARHETIEWQPAETLSKTVRGAGGYGSTGK from the coding sequence CTGACCATCCCCGTTATCAACTCCTCGCGGCACCCCCTGCCCGAATACCAGACCGACCATGCGGCCGGCCTCGACCTGCGCGCCGACCTGCCGGACGGCCCACTCACGCTAGGGCCGCTGGAGCGGGCGCTCGTGCCTACCGGCCTTAGCCTGGCCCTACCGGTGGGCTACGAGGCGCAGGTGCGCCCGCGCAGCGGGCTAGCCTATAAGCACGGCATCGGGATTGTGAATAGTCCCGGCACCATCGATGCCGACTACCGGGGCGAAATTAAAGTACTATTGGTCAATCTCTCCAATGCACCTTTTGTGGTGCAGGATGGCGAGCGCATTGCCCAGCTGGTAGTAGCCCGCCACGAAACTATCGAATGGCAGCCCGCCGAAACCCTGAGCAAAACCGTGCGCGGCGCCGGCGGCTACGGCAGCACGGGGAAATGA